tctcaaagtcctgacctcaggtgatccacccaccctggcctcccaaagtgttgggattacaggcgtgagccactatgctcgggctgaattatcttttattatttaaaaaaaatttttttcttgagacagagtttcgctcttattgcccaggctggagtgcaatggcatgatctcggctcactgcaacctctacctcccaggttcaagcgattctcgtgcctcagcctcccgagtagctaggattacaggcatgttccaccatgcccagctaattttgtatttttagtagagacggtgtgtcttcatgttggtcaggttggcctcgaactcctgacctcaggtgatccgccaacctcagcctcccaaagtgctgggattacaggcatgagccaccatgccaggccctgatttatcttttaaattaaaattaaagtcagTACAGAACTGCAAACACTGAAAAATCTaaagaaactataaaagaaaatatgtaagaaaatctGATAGCTCAtcaagtaagaaataaatttctattgtagGATATAATAGAAGCACTTATTTGattatttatctgaaaataaatGTGATTAGCTAATTCATTGACCTGGGTTTTCTCTTCCTAAttaccagtttcttttttttgcccCAAAGACATAAGCCAGATCATTAAAAGTCTGAGCTGGCAGTCATCTGGAACACAAAGTGAATGACTTCAAGAAAAACCACATAGACATTAAAATTATCTGCTATAATGACTGCTTTAACTGTTGGGAAAAGAAGCACTGTACGTAAGATTAAACTGAGAATTATTTGTGACCTCAAGGACAGAGATAGCACATTTAGGGGTCTTTATGAACAACGTATTAATGTAAATTAAGATACACTGCCTCCTATACCTGACTGATTATTAAAGGTGACTGGATGAGATTGTGTTGTTTAATCCAAATTCTTGGTCTTTATTTATTATCTCTATTATTGCCTTGGAAATTCTGACCAAACGCCGAGGATTTTGAGATCTAACCAAATGCAGTAGTGGTCAGCTTCTGAGCAATCACATTATTGGCCCATTCCGTTCTTCTGAGACAGCTGCCAGGACCCTGAAGCTAGTTTCCAGACTCTGTCCACAAGTGAGAGTATCCAAATTTTCAGATGATTCTACCTCTGAAAAAGGATTCTAGGAAACAGTGTCTTTTCCCGTTGCTGTTATTGCATAAAATCAAGCTGAACAGACAAGCTAACATGTAGCGAAAAATAGAGTTTACAAAGGAAAATTGACTTAAGTTTAACTCACCTGTCTATATTTGCCTAATTCCAGCTCTATAATGGCAACAGGCGTGTGTATTTGAGCTGAGTGCCTTGACTGAGACTTGCCATCAACTCTCCAGCTCAGGCCCCAAAGCCCGCTATTCCAGCGGCTCTGGTTCATGAGGCTCTCACGGATTTTTGTCTTGTGGCTCTTCCAGAATTTGGAAATGACAGCAGCTTGGTCAGATGTGATCCCACCTTGCTTTTTGGTTTGAGCAGTCAAGAATGCCTCCAGCTGGTTGAAATCCATGTCTGCAGACGCAATAGACTATAAAGAtgacagaaaaagcaaaaaatttgaATTTAGTAGGTAATTAGAAAAAGATAGCTTCTTAACTACAGATATTTTGAGTGACTCTTAAATCACTGAAACAGCCCagacacaatggctcacacctgtaatctcagcactttgggaggcagagacaagatcacttgaggtcaggagttagagaccaaactggccaacatggtgaaaccccgtctctactaaaactacaaaaattagccaggcatagttgtGCGTGGTATATATGCAATAACAGCAATctcagtaatctcagctactcaggaggctgaggcacaagaatcgcttcaaccgggaggcagagactgcagtgagccaaaattgcgccactgcactccagcctgggtgacagagagagaccctgtctcaaaataaactttaatgaaAGGTCATCAAGGGATAGTAaagaggccaggtacggtggctcacacctgtaatcccagcactttgcaaagctgaggtgggcagatcgcttgaggtcagaaattcgagaccagcctggccaaaactgtgaaaccctgtttttctactaaaaatacaaaattggccgagTGTAGctgcgcacacctgtagtcccagctactcgggaggctgaggcaggagaatcacttgaacccgggaggcagaggtagcagtgagctcagatcgcaccactacactccagcctgagcgacagagcaagactgcactcaaaaaaaaaaaagtgggtgggAGAGGGGGCAGACAGTAATGAGAATAAGCTCTTTATAACAAAAATACTCCCTTTGGAAACATCAAATATCAGAAAAGCTACTGTTAAAAATTCCATGTCACTCAATTTGGTATCAATAactagaatataatttttaaatatccagtTCTATGGCGgggagataaaatgaaaatttttttgaagtaataaaacaagccaggtgtggtgatatgtgcctgtagtcctagctacttggggagctgaggcaggaggacggctggagcccaggagtttaagtacagcctggcaacatagcaagaccctgtctctaaaataataataataacaataaaacaaaagaataaaattggttGTCTGATAAAATCTTACAT
The window above is part of the Symphalangus syndactylus isolate Jambi chromosome 14, NHGRI_mSymSyn1-v2.1_pri, whole genome shotgun sequence genome. Proteins encoded here:
- the COMMD1 gene encoding LOW QUALITY PROTEIN: COMM domain-containing protein 1 (The sequence of the model RefSeq protein was modified relative to this genomic sequence to represent the inferred CDS: inserted 2 bases in 1 codon); the protein is MAAGELEGXLNALAQDTFHGYPGITEELLRSQLYPEVPPEEFSPFLAKMRGILKSIASADMDFNQLEAFLTAQTKKQGGITSDQAAVISKFWKSHKTKIRESLMNQSRWNSGLWGLSWRVDGKSQSRHSAQIHTPVAIIELELGKYRQESEFLCLEFDEVKVNQILKTPSEVEESISTLISQPN